The sequence TCATTTGGGATGAATCTTCAAtgatgcataagttctgttttgATGCTTTAGATAAAAGCATGAAAGATATAATGCGATTTGTCAATCCTTCAAGCCTTCAGTTGCCATTTGGGGGAAAAACTATTGTTTTGGGTGGCGATTTTCATCAAATATTACCTGTTATTCCAAGAGGTAGTAGGCAATATATTGTTCTCGCGACCATAAATTATTCGTATATCTGGAGGCACTGCACGGTTTTGAGATTGACGAAAAACATGCGACTACAAAATTTAGGTTCTGATGAAGAATGTGCTAAAACAAAGCAATTTTCTGATTGGATTGCTAATATATGAGATGAAAAAATCAGAGAACAAAATGATGGTTATGCGACAATCGATATTCCTGATGACCTTTTGCTGAAATATTGTAATGATCCTATTGCATCGATAGTCGAGAGTACATTTCCATCATCGGACATTTCTATTGGTAATACTGCATATTTTCAGCAGAGAGCTATTTTTCCACCGACTCTTGATGTCGTTCAATCCATaaatgaatacatgatatctCTTAATCATTCTGAGGGAAGATTGTATTTAAGTTCTGATACAGCATGCCACTCGGATAAAAGCTTTGGTTTATTGCATAATGTACATACCACTGAATACTTGAATGAGATAAAATGTTCTGGAGTACCAAATCACGAGTTGAACTTGAAAGTTGGAACTCCGGTTATGTTGCTGCGGAACATAGATCATTCTCTTGGTTTATGCAATGGCACTAGATTGATAGCGACGAGGCTTGGAAACCATGTTTTGGAAGGACAAATTCTGACTGAAAGTAATGCGGGTCACAAAGTGCTTATTCCAAGAATGTCTTTGACACTTTCTGATCCGAGACTTCCTTTTAAATTTCAAAGAAGACAGTATCCCTTGATTGTATCATATGCAATGAAAATCAACAAAAGTCAGGATCAATCATTGTCTCATGTAGGACTTTTTCTGAGGAATCCCGTGTTTAGTCATGATCAGTTGTATGTTGCTGTGTCTAGGGTTACCAATCCTAAGAGTCTCAAAATCTTGATCTGTGATGGTAAAATCAACCAGAAAAATTCAACAACAAATGTTGTTTTTAAGAAAGTTTTCCAGAATTTATAAGATAATTGTTTGTTTTTCAATTGTATGATATATAATTCATTTAGTCAATTTGAATTTCAAGTATTTGTTAAAATGTTCATTCATACATTTTttcataattaattatataaaataacatcACTTACAAtgcgcacatgacatatgatttatttaaatattgtcttttatagttttaaaattttttttcacgTTATTCTTATTATTCATTGTAAAATTAGAGTTGTTTACATTTTAATTTcatagtcaaaatctttcaCACTATCCACCAATTTAATCATACTACACTCGAGATATAatccgtgcatcgcacgggtggAATACTAGTTTAAATTGAAAGTTTagttgtaaaaaatttaaagtatacttattacaaaaaataaaattattttaaaattaaaaattgtacaaaataaacattaaatgatgaaaatatattatatcaatatacaatatattttttttcaaacatacaatgtataaaaatatagcaaatttttcttaattttatataaaaataataataataattacaatTTTTGGGTCATGTCGAGTCAACCCGGGTTGACCCGTACCCAACCCAAACCCAATTAATTTTTTCGGGTTAGCTTTCGGGTCAACCCATTTCAACTCAAACCCAAAAACCCCCAATCCTAACCCGATATTTTTCGAGTCGATTCGTGTCAGATTGACGGATTAGGTTAAGTTCTGATACCTCTACACTCGATGTCGCATAGAATGACTTCCTTTTCAGTTTTCACAACCTCCTCCTCCGCCCACGAGGTTAAATGTGTCATTGTGATGTTGCCTTCAGCTGCAACAATAACTTCCTTTTCCTcttccttttccttttccttttcctATTACCTCAAGtttctcaaaataaaaaataaaagttatAAAATTGTCTTCTTGgaatttgtttcaaaattttgaaaattttgataaataaaagcAGAAATATTTCCTAAAAGTTCTTTCAAATACTATCAAAATAGAATATCGCAATATTGCATCTAAACTTACAAATTTACAAAGTTAAATGTGCCAAGCAAATAACCGATACGAAGATTTGTTAAATGACCAAGCTCCATACATTCTTCTTCAAGTTGGATAGATCGATAAAAAAACGTTATGGCGTGTTGAAGATCGTAGCAGAAGCTATTGATAAACTTGGCGATTGTCCAACAAGAAATGTCAATATCAAAAACGAAGATCTCGAAATATTATTAAGACAACTTAACAAGGCAAAAATCCACCAAAGGTAGAAAAATCACCTGAATAAAAAAATGGATGAAAATATGAATAATCCATGAAGACAAGATATACAATAGAGATTCAAGACTGCGAGACATTTGCTGATTAAAACAAAAGAGCTAAAAAGATCAAAAACGGAAAGTGCAAAAAGATTGATGGTGCTCTTATATCAAAGAGAAAATGTGATCATTTCATTCCAAACCAAATAATTACTTAGTTGTATGTTAAATGTTCTACACCGTGCATTTATCTAGTGATAataaaaacaacaataatagtgttaacaaatattttaataattataaatttatttattattcttattattaCTACtccaattaataattattattacaattaatttaattattattattttttaatactaattttataacattaattttattaatatataattataatatattgttttttgaatactatttttataacattaattttattaatatataattataataattattacaatatatactattatatatatataataatagttattataattatataacgATCGTTATTGTTATCATGATAACAAATAATAATTATGATTAAGtgtaatatatattatacataGAGTTATAATTAGATTAaccttaattaatttaattattgccAATATTATTctcaataataatattattgatgatgatgattaatATAATAGTAGTATTACATTAATTCTGATGATtatagtagtagtagtagtaataataataaatattattatgtcATTATCATTATATATAGGAATAAGTATTATAATTaactattataaataaaaatataactataataaattacatatcaatATTATTATAACAAATAACAAATAATAGTAAAAATATGATGATGATTATAAATATAATGATCGTGATAATAGCATtactattatataatttttaaaaataatggaTTAAAAAAGGTACTAGtcaaaataatgttttttaatttttattaatatatttataatcgaTTTATTATACTTCACagtaatattttgttattataaatatgaacatAATATAATTACTGTTCATTACTACTAAATTAATTATACTATTCcaattataatattttgttattataaatatgaacatAATATAATTACAGTAATAATTACTGTTCATTACTACTAAATTAATTATACTATtccaattataattaatattgttATTCGTAATAATAACTTTAAAAGATGTAGGAgattgtattttgtttttaattagtCAAACATCCTCTGAATCATTGAATGACACAACAATTTCTGAATGAGACAACAATTATGGTTCAATCTTAATCAAGAAAATTGACAAGGTTCCTCTCAGTCATCAAACACATGAATTAAGTTCATTTATTTGGAGGAATTAAGCTTTCCCTTCAAGAAGGATGAAAATAATTCGAGAGCACGTTCGGGCTGATAACTTGGAACAAAATGTCCGGCTCCTCTTATGCTCACAAATGTCACATTTTTATATTCAACCGCATATCCTCCAACCTAATTAGAATCAATGGTAACATCAAAAATAGTAAACATCAGAATTTAACATACTGTGCATCATAAGAAATGAATCACTCAATCCCTTTTCTCACCTCCCCATTAGAATACCAAGGATACCATGGAGTTAAAATTTCTGCACCAATCTTAGCCATTGAATATCTAGTCGATGTCACCGGTACTCTCCCATCTATGTCGCCGCTGCACGTTCAGTACAATCAGATGAGCTCGAATTTTCGGGAAAAAGCAATTTTCAACATATATGGAGGTTTGCCCTGCTCATGAAGTACTTACCTATAGATCCAAACTCGAATTCCATTGGCCATCAGCTCTTTAATGGTAGGTAATATAGAAACCGGCATGTCTTTCCAGTTCGTAAAAATGGTGTTGCTGAGAGGGGAAATCAGTATATCTTAGTGATAATAATCATACTAGGAAACATTGTAAAATGAACCTGGAATTATAAAAAAGAAGAGAATGAAAATGTTATAGTACTTGCAAGTGTTCCAAGGCCCTGGAATCCCAGTGATGTTTGCATGAAGCTCCTTTTGTACTTCAGGTGTGTTTAAGTAGTTGAAAACATAGTTGCTTGAGCATGGATCAAATCCAGATACCTGTTTTAGCCAAGAAATGGAGTTTTTACGGAATCGACTCAGCAACTTGAGGTATGACAGAGTATGCTATTTTGAAGGCCTATAGAATCAAGTCGAGCATACAAAAATGAGTACCGAGGAAGCATTGGAAGTTGGCAAACATAAGGGAGCATAAACATTGTAAATGAAGATATTCGCAATAGCTGAATCTGCTTCATCAAGAACTGCATTACATGCTGAAGATAGAGAAGGCAGAGTAGAAAAATTGCAGTTTGATTTGATGGCCTTGTGAACTTcatcagagataaaagaatgtgtccaaaaatattcataaaatCCGCCCCACTCATCTTCGGCATGTATTTCTGCGTTGCCGATCTGAAAAATACTGAATCATGAGAGAAATTTTGACATACATACTACTAATAAATTATGATGAACCATGTTCACTCTAATATTGAATCTGTCCTAATACAATAACGAAAACTCACAGCTATGCCTTTCAAGTTTATGACTGTATTTCttgtgattttgttgtttttaaGGATAAATGCAGCGAGTTGAGGTACGTAGTGACCGGCGTAACTCTCCCCAATTACGTAGAAATCGCGGGTTTTGTACTCTGGAAACCTTTCAAACCAGTTCATTAAAAAGGTGTAAGAATCTGCTGCTGTGAACTTATCTCCATATTCAACTGTTGAGTTTGAGTATGAAAATCCAACACCAGCTGGAGATTCCAAGAAAAGGATATTTGCCACTTCAACATTTGCACAATGAAGAAATCACAAGTCTTGCACTTTGTAATCAATCCATATATAATCCCAAACTTTTTTCAATGGGTTTTCAGTGGAAATCTTTTGCAATACATTGGTGCAGAACATAAACCATTGCACTAACTGGATATTTGCATATTGGTATTCGGTACGTACAGAAACACTTACACTTATTCCAAGCATACTTATTACGCCACAATGTTTTCCCATCAGGATTCACTCGAAACGGCCCTAGTTCGATCATCGCCCCACCGGCTAATGAAGAGCAGCCTGGCCCTGCAAGCAGCGATAGAgccaaaaatcaaataaagacACAAAAAATGTCATATGGTAAAAACTTAATATATACTATAACTGTACTCAACTTACCTCCATTCAGCCATAGCACCAAAGGCTTGGTAGAAGAATCAACAGCCTCGGCGAAATAGTAAAAAAGTGCTCTTCCTGGATTAGGATCAACTGTAACATAACCTGAATAATGATCGAATTCGACTTTTGGTTGTCCCGGCAACCTTAAAATCTTGTTGGCTTCTTTCAACCCCACTTGAGGTGACATGTAGACCGATGGATATTCAGTCGATATATCATCCTCCGTAGATGAAGAACTAACCCATGATCTCAAACGTCGCGACTTGATAAATTTTTCAATGGGATCGATTCCAATCCCACCATAGTAGCCACGAGTCGAGGCCAAAAGGGATGAAAGTGAaaggaagaagaagctgagTGCACACTTCATTCTTGAAGTGAAGCTAAGCCAACTTATGTCTTAGTTCCAATATCAGTGGAACATTATATACATGTATGTGAAACTTAATAAAATGATTGattcattttcttttgtttgttttgtggGAATCGATTCAAATGATAGGATCCATAATCTTTTGGTCCCACCAATCGAGCTTTGTTTTTACAGAGTCAACACTAATTTCTTTGGATCAAGCAGATTGTCTCCGGCCACCTAACAATTTAACAATTTCATGTTGCATTCATGATCTTTTGTGCCTTGAAATATGGAAAGTtctcatgaaaaatttttggATTCGGGCTTATGGCACTACAAGAGGATCGATATATTATCTTCTGTCTTTAAATGTTTCCtttctcaaaaataaaataagaaaaatggtATGTATGTTATAAAATGTTACacatttattttgaaattacaaaattttcTATACATTTTATTTGGAAAACACTTTAAAATTGTATTTGAGATAgttatataatttcaaatataattcTCAATTATATACATAGCGTaacttataaaataatatatttattctgACGAATTACTTATATTCGGCCTCCAATTTGCgactgaatattttcatgtgGATGGCTAATTATGGAAAGTCTTAAGAGTGTGGTACTAAGTTTTTCTTTCAGAAATCATGAGACCAAGGTTATTGATTCTCCGTTTATACAAGTATTTTTCTCCGTTTATAcaagtattttaaaaatatttttaatgttttgtaaGTGGAAAAAAAACTCAAAGCATGCGATCAATTAAGATTTttgtaaaaacaaaaaaattgaaaaatatttttaaggaaGTGTTATCtacttataatttttaaaaaacaatgtAAAGgtgttttttatgtttttagaaTAACCAAACATCTCTCatcaactctaaaaatattttgatataacaGCTGTTCAAACGcacatttataataaaaaataacttttaaaatattttataaaaaaaaaacttttaaaaaaaacatcttACAAATACTTATCCAAATGAACTAATATTTTCTCCGTTCTTTAAAAAAGAAGATGAGAAGCCGgctttgttttatttttgctGTCGGCTCGAAATGGATCATCATCAAAGCCATTGCCCTACATTTCCAATCATATCTATATTTAATACTACAAGTTTGTCCTTGGAACTAATTTCATCTGGATTTAAGATGGGTCGACATGatctatatttacaataaaaaattataatttaatataaaaataatatgttttcaTGGATCAGATCGAGTAGAAGTTTTGTGTCACGAAATTGACTCGTGAGATCATTTCATGAAAATATATGTGCCAAAGTAAATGAGAGGAGTGGACTAAGAGTCTAAGATGcgcttatatatattttttcttaaaataaAAGTTTGATTCAATGAATTATTTTACTTAACGACCTAAACCTTATCTAGATTGCACCAGGGATGAAAACAATAAAGTGAAGACAATGTTGTCTCTTGagaataaatatacatatatatttttttgttcattTAAGGCTTCAGTAACTAATGATCGTAATATTCGAGAATTAAAATTGTAACATCGTGGGTGTGTAATTTAGCTATGATTCTATACTGTTTAATGAAATTTCAGTCCCCTTTAATAAGTGAATTTGGTTCGACTTGTTTACATCAAACTAAATTAACTCATATCACGTTAATTGGCCTGAGACCAAAAACCCATAAGTATAAAATAAAACTTATTTCTTCGTGtatgataattaattttatacatACAACGTGTGTCCATGTACTACTGtgtagagagagagagagagagagagagagagagagagagagagagagagagagagagagagagagagggagCATTGACTAATTCACATATGGACCACTGATTAATTTGGTTGTGTAATTTGTGTCTAATTTGAAAATCTTTACTCTTacatttcaaatcaaatgtCTACATTGTTTCCACATAATATGGACCTATTTGAtcaaatataaaatcaaaattatttgattttaaatgttttagtgCATGAAATTCTGTTATTAATTATCTTaattttcacaaattttttaaatttttcatgtTGAATCACATATaaactttaatatttttcaCTATAATATTAGTTTAGGACGTGGAAAATTAAACATTAAACAATGTTAATGTTAATAAGAACATGATCACACTAAAGTAACATTTTAATAGTAAAATACAGTGATTCATTCATGGATAAATATAAAACATTGTAATTATAAATTACATAAAATTTTATGGAAACATCCATCCCATTAAAAATAATGGAAAGGGCTCATGTATTGATTTTaaaaagataataataataataataaaaataataataataataataataataataataataataataataaataataaattaaaagttatttGACTAATAACTTGGGAAATTTAAACGTTCATGACTAATAATTTTTCATACATAGAACCCCTGTTTATCGGAATGTAGATATAGGAAACATAATTCAAAGCCTAATCTAGCGGATATAGTATATACGACCAAATTTAATAGCCAAGGTATAAAAAAAGAGCAACTTTGAAGCTTAAAAAGTTACATCATCAAAAGGTAACAAAGTTGCGACTATTCTAATTCCaaatgtaccaaaataattttccAAACCCCTGATAGATAGAAAGACACAGAGAGAGAAATCgcaaaagaataaataaatgacAAGTAAAAGAATAGGAACATATCAAGgagagtgaaaaaaaaaataaaattaaatccaTCGTCAAAATTTCGAACACAAGTTTCcaagaaaaaaatttatggTCTTCCGTAACGCTCAATCGAGCTCATCATGCCACAGACATCGGTGTCTCAAGTTCATACAATACCTCCCACTAATCTCTCAGAGCACAAACACACCCCAGGTTGAGTGCATTAACTTACTGGTTGCTGGTGGTTCACGTGACCGTTGGAAGGAGCCCCGTACCCTGAATTTGCAGAGTATCCATATCCATTGTAGCCTTGTCTTCCATAGTAAGATCCATTCCACTGGTTGTTATGATCGGATCTCATCTGCTAAACAAATAGGATGGGCGAAAAAGTTAAATGATAAGGATAATATCATTCTTGGAGAAAAAAAGGATAGCAGCATTCCATCTAGCAGTGGTTTTGAGGTGCTGAACTCTTCATCTTAGTCCTGACACAATATTGTGTCAATTATTCATTGTTTCGCATACAATAATTGAAGTTCCATCTCTGAATGCACAGGTGGACCAAATAAGGGCAAGCATGATTAGGCAACCTTTAAAcaaaaaatctttaaatttcTTATATCATTTTCTAAAATATGTAGATTTTTCCATTTTATATACACTAGGTTGCATCTTTTACAACGTATTAAGTTTATTGCACTCCATTGTCTTACATTTGCCTAAACCGGCAGTGAACTGTAAGATAACTTGATGAACGTAAGTTCAGCAACATATAGCACCAGAACAGATGAGCAAACTATTTCACAGAGTATAGAAGATAGGGTAAAAAATAGCTACTTCCTTCAAAATGACTACGAAATTACAACCTGGTGGATATATTTAAATTGCGCAGAACCAACACAAAATTTGAATATTACCTGCTTGTTTCCCAGATTCCGGCCCCAGGAAAGACGAACTGTCTGCTTTCCAATAACTGTGCCACTTAATCTCTGAATTGCATCCTCTGCATTGCTTCTGTTTAAATGGAAAATTCAAATATTCGTGCATAATGTGACCAAATGTCTAAACATCATCAGTTTTCTTAACATGCATCCACGATATTTCAGTTGGATACTACTCATCCCCAAATGTATGACATAAGGCATAGATAAGGAAAGTCACCGTAAATtcccataattaaatataacATGTATGCATGGTGAGATTCTGCGATCAGACCTGTCTAGGAAAATCAGGAACAAATTTTCTACCTAACAAGTAAAAATGACAAAAGTTCGAAATTGAACTTCGATAAAGAATGAAAGAAGTTTGATTCAAGGTCTAATCATAtagatataatatatttatatattaaatactaataatcatcatattattttagtttattttccAAAAATCTGTTTCTATTCATTTCTGCAACTCCAAACAcaatcatcatatttaattcaatttttatCGTTCTCGAAACAATTATTATTTCATAATCTTTAAACCCaatattatatttcaaattttaaaataacccACTCTAATCATCACCCACACAAATATCAACTCAAATGGTAATGATATCTATCAATCAAAATCTTATATTGTTAGGCACAAACAACAAAAGCCATCTCCTCCAAAACGAGGACAGAAACGTTTCTATATTTCCGCATGAATACATTCAGAATTACCTGTTTGTAAACTGGACGAAACCGCATCCCTTGCCCGCTGGAATTTTAACGGAGAGAACATCGCCAAATGGAGCGAAATGCTGCCTGAGCTCTTCATCGGTGACATCAGAATCAAGCCCTCCCACAAATATCTATTACAAAAAAGGGTGACATGGATTTCAGCTAATAAAATTCCTGATAATGAACTTTGTAAAGGATGAGGGCTCACTGTTGTGTTAGATGAATCACTATCTGATTGAACTTGGGGCACAGCACCATTTGGCGGATATCCACCAGCCAATACCACAGCTAAACCAAAGAAAACAAGTAATAATGGAGAATACATGATAAACTGGATACTATCAAACCATAGTTGCCAGCACAGAAAACCAAAAGAACTATGAAGGAAGGATGCAAAGAGGAAGGCTAAATCAGGAAAACTTTAATAATCTGTAGGAATTTTCTTGGCAGATAACAGGAACCACAAGAAGAGAACCAAAGACATGGGCTTCAGATAAAATGGATGCTCCAGTTAACTTTTGCATAAAGTTTAAAGCCTCAAAAACACGATGAAAAATGTAACCTAAGATCGGTCATGTAGCATACAGATAAATGATATACTTGTATATTAACATGTGCACGTATGCACTTGCGTGATAGACCATAACTTATTTACCCCACTGCAGAATGGTAGGAATAATTTGCACTTACCTTGAGAAGAATATTGTTGCTGTAGAGAAGGTTTCTTAGGAGTTGCAACACCAACTCGCATAGGTCTACTAGAACAATACACACCATTCATTTCAGTCATAGCTTGAGACCTCTCACTTTCATCACCAAATCTGACGAAGCCATAGCCTTTTGAACGGCCACTATTTGGATCGACTACAACTTTAGCACCTCTGACAGAAGAATATCTAGTGGCAAAGGCATCTTGCAACATTGCATCAGTAACATCAGCTGCCAAATCTCCGACAAAAATTGACAAATCAGAACCAGATTCAGGGCGTCTATCACCAGTGCTGAATCCTGCCCAGTTCAAGCGGAACGGTTGCTCCGTATTTGGCATCGTGGTTCCATTGTAAGTCTGGAGAACTTTCTCAGCCGCTGCATGAGAACCGAACTCAACGAATCCATATCTCTCCGACTGACCAGTCTGCTTATTGCGAATAATCTTAACAGAAACAACCTGCATGTCATATCCAGATAATATTCACAGCTGATGTAGACAAAACAACAGCTGCACAGCACAAAAGTCCTTGACACAACAAAGAAATATCACCGACAAAATTGCAATTTCACCTGACCTCTgggcaataaataaaaaatcccaTCTTAAACAGTCGATATAGGTATATTAGCCAGTATCTAAAGATTGTTGTATGAATGTTGAGATCATAATTAACGGTGAGGCTACCAACATTATTGTTCGTGCTTAATCTTTGACAAACTATTACATGGCGAACTAACTGAAAGGTGCCCAGTAAAAGTTAGCATCATTATGCTGTAAAAAAACTTAGGAACCACAGGCCATCATTCACTGCTCTGGATTACCCATTATTCAACGCAAATGCGATGTCAAACAAAATAAgaatttgttatttttaaacGAAAGTTATTGTTGGTAATAAAACTAGGCTCAAGCACCACTCTTTTAGCTTAAATTATCTTGTTGGACTCAACAGTCTTTTTTATTACTGCTTTCAATATTGGATTCCCATTTTCTTTTTTAATAATGTTGATGATGGCACATCTTGTTTGTTTGAAGCAACTTGTCCTGACGCCTGTACAGATATGTGGGAATCACGAATAATGATGCCTGAGTATTAACCTATACTTGAGTTATTTCCATTATTTCTATTCTGAAGATAGTGCTAATTATTTTTCCTCGTGTATTCAACTTTACATAAGATCCAATTCTCCTAAATTACTTTTCCAAAGAAATAGAAACAAAGAATTCACAGGAAGGGAAAAAACATGACGGATCGCCACAATTgctcaaaaaaatcaaatatttacttCAACAAAGTTAGAATTCGAAACTCCAAGGCTAAATCATGGTAGAAATAGGaaagaaaacaataattaaaaaaaaaacaagacggAACAAGAGGTCAATAGATAAGTAAACTCGTCTACCTCTCCGGCCTGCGAAAAGCAAGATTGAAGATAACTGTCATCCATCCACTGCTGAAGATCCCCAATCCAGATCGTCCTGTTATCTTCTCCAGAACTCTGAATCTGGTGATTCTGCTTCGGCTGCTGCGCTGGCTGTTGCTGctgatactgctgctgctgtTGTTGTTGCTGCTGCTGCTGGTAGTACGGCAAGTACTGCTGTTGATACATCATCTGCTGCTGCATCGCCATCGCCGGATAATGCATCGCCATCCACTGCTGCTGCTGGTACTGCTGCATCGCCGCCCACTGCTGCTGTTGCTGCTGCTGTTGTTGCTGCTGCTGCATCTGCTGCTGTTGGTTCAAATCTCCGCCGTTCATTTTTGGCTCTCTCGAA comes from Henckelia pumila isolate YLH828 chromosome 4, ASM3356847v2, whole genome shotgun sequence and encodes:
- the LOC140863682 gene encoding serine carboxypeptidase 1-like produces the protein MKCALSFFFLSLSSLLASTRGYYGGIGIDPIEKFIKSRRLRSWVSSSSTEDDISTEYPSVYMSPQVGLKEANKILRLPGQPKVEFDHYSGYVTVDPNPGRALFYYFAEAVDSSTKPLVLWLNGGPGCSSLAGGAMIELGPFRVNPDGKTLWRNKYAWNKLANILFLESPAGVGFSYSNSTVEYGDKFTAADSYTFLMNWFERFPEYKTRDFYVIGESYAGHYVPQLAAFILKNNKITRNTVINLKGIAIGNAEIHAEDEWGGFYEYFWTHSFISDEVHKAIKSNCNFSTLPSLSSACNAVLDEADSAIANIFIYNVYAPLCLPTSNASSVSGFDPCSSNYVFNYLNTPEVQKELHANITGIPGPWNTCNNTIFTNWKDMPVSILPTIKELMANGIRVWIYSGDIDGRVPVTSTRYSMAKIGAEILTPWYPWYSNGEVGGYAVEYKNVTFVSIRGAGHFVPSYQPERALELFSSFLKGKLNSSK
- the LOC140863681 gene encoding polyadenylate-binding protein RBP47-like isoform X2 encodes the protein MNGGDLNQQQQMQQQQQQQQQQQQWAAMQQYQQQQWMAMHYPAMAMQQQMMYQQQYLPYYQQQQQQQQQQQYQQQQPAQQPKQNHQIQSSGEDNRTIWIGDLQQWMDDSYLQSCFSQAGEVVSVKIIRNKQTGQSERYGFVEFGSHAAAEKVLQTYNGTTMPNTEQPFRLNWAGFSTGDRRPESGSDLSIFVGDLAADVTDAMLQDAFATRYSSVRGAKVVVDPNSGRSKGYGFVRFGDESERSQAMTEMNGVYCSSRPMRVGVATPKKPSLQQQYSSQAVVLAGGYPPNGAVPQVQSDSDSSNTTIFVGGLDSDVTDEELRQHFAPFGDVLSVKIPAGKGCGFVQFTNRSNAEDAIQRLSGTVIGKQTVRLSWGRNLGNKQMRSDHNNQWNGSYYGRQGYNGYGYSANSGYGAPSNGHVNHQQPVS
- the LOC140863681 gene encoding polyadenylate-binding protein RBP47-like isoform X1, translated to MNGGDLNQQQQMQQQQQQQQQQQQWAAMQQYQQQQWMAMHYPAMAMQQQMMYQQQYLPYYQQQQQQQQQQQYQQQQPAQQPKQNHQIQSSGEDNRTIWIGDLQQWMDDSYLQSCFSQAGEVVSVKIIRNKQTGQSERYGFVEFGSHAAAEKVLQTYNGTTMPNTEQPFRLNWAGFSTGDRRPESGSDLSIFVGDLAADVTDAMLQDAFATRYSSVRGAKVVVDPNSGRSKGYGFVRFGDESERSQAMTEMNGVYCSSRPMRVGVATPKKPSLQQQYSSQAVVLAGGYPPNGAVPQVQSDSDSSNTTIFVGGLDSDVTDEELRQHFAPFGDVLSVKIPAGKGCGFVQFTNRSNAEDAIQRLSGTVIGKQTVRLSWGRNLGNKQQMRSDHNNQWNGSYYGRQGYNGYGYSANSGYGAPSNGHVNHQQPVS